One Bos taurus isolate L1 Dominette 01449 registration number 42190680 breed Hereford chromosome 3, ARS-UCD2.0, whole genome shotgun sequence DNA window includes the following coding sequences:
- the POGK gene encoding pogo transposable element with KRAB domain isoform X1: MRPTRCTLTPHLGIARAPRGQERGLCTGVGAGRKRIRRRENLRSRGNEFCRDGIHSLPSEFDPERRGRRRRDSEPGTGGWPHRYAKSPNLLRGWMEFPFPKPDMITRLEREEESQNSDEWQLQGGTFAGYKSQHATSYAEKEESDMKPPDWAGPMNVASQFPQAQHLDGFGLRLPRDITELPEWGEGYPFYMAMGFPGYDLSADDLAGKFQFSRGMRRSYDAGFKLMVVEYAESTNNCQAAKQFGVLEKNVRDWRKVKPQLQNAHAMRRAFRGPKNGRFALVDQRVAEYVRYMQAKGDPITREAMQLKALEIAQEMNIPEKGFKASLGWCRRMMRRYDLSLRHKVPVPQQLPEDLTEKLVTYQRSVLALRRAHDYQVAQMGNADETPICLEVPSRVTVDNQGEKPVLVKTPGREKLKITAMLGVLADGRKLPPYIILRGTYIPPGKFPSGMEIRCHRYGWMTEDLMQDWLEVVWRRRTGAVPKQRGLLILNGFRGHATDSVKSSMESMNTDMVIIPGGLTSQLQVLDVVVYKPLNDSVRAQYSNWLLAGNLALSPTGNAKKPPLGLFLEWVMVAWNNISSESIVQGFKKCHISSNLEDEDDVLWEIESELPGGGEPPKECDTESLTESH, encoded by the exons ATGCGGCCCACCAGATGCACACTCACTCCACACCTAGGAATTGCCCGCGCCCCTAGAGGGCAGGAGCGCGGCCTTTGTACTGGCGTAGGAGCTGGGCGAAAGAGAATTCGCAGAAGAGAGAATTTGCGGTCCAGAGGCAACGAGTTTTGCCG AGATGGCATCCACAGCCTGCCCTCTGAATTTGACcctgaaagaagaggaagaagaagaagagattcAGAGCCGGGAACTGGAGGATGGCCCCACAGATATGCAAAAAGTCCGAATCTGCTCAGAGGGTGGATGG AATTCCCATTCCCTAAGCCTGACATGATCACTCGGTTGGAAAGGGAGGAGGAGTCTCAGAATTCTGACGAATGGCAGCTCCAAGGAGGAACCTTTGCAG GTTATAAATCTCAACATGCAACCTCGTATGCAG AAAAGGAAGAATCCGACATGAAGCCCCCAGATTGGGCAGGCCCGATGAACGTAGCCTCGCAGTTTCCCCAGGCTCAGCACCTGGATGGCTTTGGCCTCCGTCTGCCTCGGGACATCACAGAGCTGCCCGAGTGGGGCGAGGGGTACCCCTTCTACAtggccatgggcttccctgggtatGACCTCTCGGCGGACGACCTGGCCGGGAAGTTTCAGTTCAGCCGGGGCATGCGCCGCAGTTACGACGCAGGGTTCAAGTTAATGGTGGTGGAGTACGCCGAGAGCACCAACAACTGCCAGGCGGCCAAACAGTTTGGAGTGCTGGAGAAAAACGTCCGCGATTGGCGCAAAGTGAAGCCGCAGCTGCAGAACGCCCACGCCATGCGGCGTGCCTTCCGCGGCCCCAAGAACGGGCGCTTCGCCCTTGTGGACCAGCGCGTGGCCGAATACGTGCGATACATGCAGGCCAAAGGGGACCCCATCACCAGGGAGGCCATGCAGCTGAAAGCTCTGGAGATCGCCCAGGAGATGAACATTCCAGAGAAAGGGTTCAAGGCTAGCTTGGGTTGGTGTCGAAGAATGATGCGGAGGTATGACTTGTCACTGCGACATAAGGTGCCTGTGCCCCAGCAGCTGCCCGAAGACCTGACGGAGAAGCTTGTAACCTACCAGCGGAGCGTCCTGGCTCTGCGCAGGGCACACGActaccaggtggctcagatgggaaacgCAGACGAGACGCCAATTTGCTTAGAGGTGCCCTCGAGGGTGACTGTGGACAACCAGGGGGAAAAGCCTGTCTTAGTCAAGACGCCAGGGAGGGAGAAACTGAAAATCACAGCCATGCTTGGTGTCTTGGCTGATGGGAGGAAGTTACCTCCATATATCATTCTGAGGGGCACGTACATCCCCCCTGGGAAGTTCCCGAGTGGCATGGAAATCCGCTGCCACCGGTATGGATGGATGACGGAGGATCTGATGCAGGACTGGCTAGAGGTGGTGTGGAGGCGGAGGACGGGCGCGGTGCCCAAGCAGCGAGGGCTGCTGATCCTGAACGGCTTCCGGGGCCACGCCACCGACTCAGTGAAGAGCTCCATGGAGAGCATGAACACCGACATGGTCATCATCCCGGGGGGGTTGACCTCACAGCTGCAGGTGTTAGATGTGGTGGTTTACAAACCGCTGAATGACAGTGTCCGGGCCCAGTATTCCAACTGGCTCCTGGCGGGGAACCTGGCGCTGAGCCCCACCGGGAACGCCAAGAAGCCGCCTCTGGGCCTTTTTCTGGAGTGGGTCATGGTGGCCTGGAATAACATCTCGAGCGAGTCCATCGTCCAAGGGTTCAAGAAGTGCCACATCTCCAGCAACCTGGAGGATGAGGATGACGTGCTGTGGGAAATCGAGAGCGAGCTGCCAGGCGGAGGGGAACCGCCCAAGGAGTGTGACACTGAGAGCCTGACGGAGAGCCACTGA
- the POGK gene encoding pogo transposable element with KRAB domain isoform X4, which translates to MASTACPLNLTLKEEEEEEEIQSRELEDGPTDMQKVRICSEGGWVPALFDEVAIYFSDEEWEVLTEQQKALYREVMRMNYETVLSLEFPFPKPDMITRLEREEESQNSDEWQLQGGTFAEKEESDMKPPDWAGPMNVASQFPQAQHLDGFGLRLPRDITELPEWGEGYPFYMAMGFPGYDLSADDLAGKFQFSRGMRRSYDAGFKLMVVEYAESTNNCQAAKQFGVLEKNVRDWRKVKPQLQNAHAMRRAFRGPKNGRFALVDQRVAEYVRYMQAKGDPITREAMQLKALEIAQEMNIPEKGFKASLGWCRRMMRRYDLSLRHKVPVPQQLPEDLTEKLVTYQRSVLALRRAHDYQVAQMGNADETPICLEVPSRVTVDNQGEKPVLVKTPGREKLKITAMLGVLADGRKLPPYIILRGTYIPPGKFPSGMEIRCHRYGWMTEDLMQDWLEVVWRRRTGAVPKQRGLLILNGFRGHATDSVKSSMESMNTDMVIIPGGLTSQLQVLDVVVYKPLNDSVRAQYSNWLLAGNLALSPTGNAKKPPLGLFLEWVMVAWNNISSESIVQGFKKCHISSNLEDEDDVLWEIESELPGGGEPPKECDTESLTESH; encoded by the exons ATGGCATCCACAGCCTGCCCTCTGAATTTGACcctgaaagaagaggaagaagaagaagagattcAGAGCCGGGAACTGGAGGATGGCCCCACAGATATGCAAAAAGTCCGAATCTGCTCAGAGGGTGGATGG GTGCCAGCCCTATTTGATGAGGTGGCCATATATTTTTCCGATGAGGAGTGGGAAGTTTTGACGGAGCAACAAAAGGCTCTCTACCGGGAGGTCATGAGGATGAATTATGAAACTGTCCTGTCTCTGG AATTCCCATTCCCTAAGCCTGACATGATCACTCGGTTGGAAAGGGAGGAGGAGTCTCAGAATTCTGACGAATGGCAGCTCCAAGGAGGAACCTTTGCAG AAAAGGAAGAATCCGACATGAAGCCCCCAGATTGGGCAGGCCCGATGAACGTAGCCTCGCAGTTTCCCCAGGCTCAGCACCTGGATGGCTTTGGCCTCCGTCTGCCTCGGGACATCACAGAGCTGCCCGAGTGGGGCGAGGGGTACCCCTTCTACAtggccatgggcttccctgggtatGACCTCTCGGCGGACGACCTGGCCGGGAAGTTTCAGTTCAGCCGGGGCATGCGCCGCAGTTACGACGCAGGGTTCAAGTTAATGGTGGTGGAGTACGCCGAGAGCACCAACAACTGCCAGGCGGCCAAACAGTTTGGAGTGCTGGAGAAAAACGTCCGCGATTGGCGCAAAGTGAAGCCGCAGCTGCAGAACGCCCACGCCATGCGGCGTGCCTTCCGCGGCCCCAAGAACGGGCGCTTCGCCCTTGTGGACCAGCGCGTGGCCGAATACGTGCGATACATGCAGGCCAAAGGGGACCCCATCACCAGGGAGGCCATGCAGCTGAAAGCTCTGGAGATCGCCCAGGAGATGAACATTCCAGAGAAAGGGTTCAAGGCTAGCTTGGGTTGGTGTCGAAGAATGATGCGGAGGTATGACTTGTCACTGCGACATAAGGTGCCTGTGCCCCAGCAGCTGCCCGAAGACCTGACGGAGAAGCTTGTAACCTACCAGCGGAGCGTCCTGGCTCTGCGCAGGGCACACGActaccaggtggctcagatgggaaacgCAGACGAGACGCCAATTTGCTTAGAGGTGCCCTCGAGGGTGACTGTGGACAACCAGGGGGAAAAGCCTGTCTTAGTCAAGACGCCAGGGAGGGAGAAACTGAAAATCACAGCCATGCTTGGTGTCTTGGCTGATGGGAGGAAGTTACCTCCATATATCATTCTGAGGGGCACGTACATCCCCCCTGGGAAGTTCCCGAGTGGCATGGAAATCCGCTGCCACCGGTATGGATGGATGACGGAGGATCTGATGCAGGACTGGCTAGAGGTGGTGTGGAGGCGGAGGACGGGCGCGGTGCCCAAGCAGCGAGGGCTGCTGATCCTGAACGGCTTCCGGGGCCACGCCACCGACTCAGTGAAGAGCTCCATGGAGAGCATGAACACCGACATGGTCATCATCCCGGGGGGGTTGACCTCACAGCTGCAGGTGTTAGATGTGGTGGTTTACAAACCGCTGAATGACAGTGTCCGGGCCCAGTATTCCAACTGGCTCCTGGCGGGGAACCTGGCGCTGAGCCCCACCGGGAACGCCAAGAAGCCGCCTCTGGGCCTTTTTCTGGAGTGGGTCATGGTGGCCTGGAATAACATCTCGAGCGAGTCCATCGTCCAAGGGTTCAAGAAGTGCCACATCTCCAGCAACCTGGAGGATGAGGATGACGTGCTGTGGGAAATCGAGAGCGAGCTGCCAGGCGGAGGGGAACCGCCCAAGGAGTGTGACACTGAGAGCCTGACGGAGAGCCACTGA
- the POGK gene encoding pogo transposable element with KRAB domain isoform X3 — translation MRPTRCTLTPHLGIARAPRGQERGLCTGVGAGRKRIRRRENLRSRGNEFCRDGIHSLPSEFDPERRGRRRRDSEPGTGGWPHRYAKSPNLLRGWMEFPFPKPDMITRLEREEESQNSDEWQLQGGTFAEKEESDMKPPDWAGPMNVASQFPQAQHLDGFGLRLPRDITELPEWGEGYPFYMAMGFPGYDLSADDLAGKFQFSRGMRRSYDAGFKLMVVEYAESTNNCQAAKQFGVLEKNVRDWRKVKPQLQNAHAMRRAFRGPKNGRFALVDQRVAEYVRYMQAKGDPITREAMQLKALEIAQEMNIPEKGFKASLGWCRRMMRRYDLSLRHKVPVPQQLPEDLTEKLVTYQRSVLALRRAHDYQVAQMGNADETPICLEVPSRVTVDNQGEKPVLVKTPGREKLKITAMLGVLADGRKLPPYIILRGTYIPPGKFPSGMEIRCHRYGWMTEDLMQDWLEVVWRRRTGAVPKQRGLLILNGFRGHATDSVKSSMESMNTDMVIIPGGLTSQLQVLDVVVYKPLNDSVRAQYSNWLLAGNLALSPTGNAKKPPLGLFLEWVMVAWNNISSESIVQGFKKCHISSNLEDEDDVLWEIESELPGGGEPPKECDTESLTESH, via the exons ATGCGGCCCACCAGATGCACACTCACTCCACACCTAGGAATTGCCCGCGCCCCTAGAGGGCAGGAGCGCGGCCTTTGTACTGGCGTAGGAGCTGGGCGAAAGAGAATTCGCAGAAGAGAGAATTTGCGGTCCAGAGGCAACGAGTTTTGCCG AGATGGCATCCACAGCCTGCCCTCTGAATTTGACcctgaaagaagaggaagaagaagaagagattcAGAGCCGGGAACTGGAGGATGGCCCCACAGATATGCAAAAAGTCCGAATCTGCTCAGAGGGTGGATGG AATTCCCATTCCCTAAGCCTGACATGATCACTCGGTTGGAAAGGGAGGAGGAGTCTCAGAATTCTGACGAATGGCAGCTCCAAGGAGGAACCTTTGCAG AAAAGGAAGAATCCGACATGAAGCCCCCAGATTGGGCAGGCCCGATGAACGTAGCCTCGCAGTTTCCCCAGGCTCAGCACCTGGATGGCTTTGGCCTCCGTCTGCCTCGGGACATCACAGAGCTGCCCGAGTGGGGCGAGGGGTACCCCTTCTACAtggccatgggcttccctgggtatGACCTCTCGGCGGACGACCTGGCCGGGAAGTTTCAGTTCAGCCGGGGCATGCGCCGCAGTTACGACGCAGGGTTCAAGTTAATGGTGGTGGAGTACGCCGAGAGCACCAACAACTGCCAGGCGGCCAAACAGTTTGGAGTGCTGGAGAAAAACGTCCGCGATTGGCGCAAAGTGAAGCCGCAGCTGCAGAACGCCCACGCCATGCGGCGTGCCTTCCGCGGCCCCAAGAACGGGCGCTTCGCCCTTGTGGACCAGCGCGTGGCCGAATACGTGCGATACATGCAGGCCAAAGGGGACCCCATCACCAGGGAGGCCATGCAGCTGAAAGCTCTGGAGATCGCCCAGGAGATGAACATTCCAGAGAAAGGGTTCAAGGCTAGCTTGGGTTGGTGTCGAAGAATGATGCGGAGGTATGACTTGTCACTGCGACATAAGGTGCCTGTGCCCCAGCAGCTGCCCGAAGACCTGACGGAGAAGCTTGTAACCTACCAGCGGAGCGTCCTGGCTCTGCGCAGGGCACACGActaccaggtggctcagatgggaaacgCAGACGAGACGCCAATTTGCTTAGAGGTGCCCTCGAGGGTGACTGTGGACAACCAGGGGGAAAAGCCTGTCTTAGTCAAGACGCCAGGGAGGGAGAAACTGAAAATCACAGCCATGCTTGGTGTCTTGGCTGATGGGAGGAAGTTACCTCCATATATCATTCTGAGGGGCACGTACATCCCCCCTGGGAAGTTCCCGAGTGGCATGGAAATCCGCTGCCACCGGTATGGATGGATGACGGAGGATCTGATGCAGGACTGGCTAGAGGTGGTGTGGAGGCGGAGGACGGGCGCGGTGCCCAAGCAGCGAGGGCTGCTGATCCTGAACGGCTTCCGGGGCCACGCCACCGACTCAGTGAAGAGCTCCATGGAGAGCATGAACACCGACATGGTCATCATCCCGGGGGGGTTGACCTCACAGCTGCAGGTGTTAGATGTGGTGGTTTACAAACCGCTGAATGACAGTGTCCGGGCCCAGTATTCCAACTGGCTCCTGGCGGGGAACCTGGCGCTGAGCCCCACCGGGAACGCCAAGAAGCCGCCTCTGGGCCTTTTTCTGGAGTGGGTCATGGTGGCCTGGAATAACATCTCGAGCGAGTCCATCGTCCAAGGGTTCAAGAAGTGCCACATCTCCAGCAACCTGGAGGATGAGGATGACGTGCTGTGGGAAATCGAGAGCGAGCTGCCAGGCGGAGGGGAACCGCCCAAGGAGTGTGACACTGAGAGCCTGACGGAGAGCCACTGA
- the TADA1 gene encoding transcriptional adapter 1 — MATFVSELEAAKKNLSEALGDNVKQYWANLKLWFKQKISKEEFDLEAHRLLTQDNVHSHNDFLLAILTRCQILVSTPEGAGSLPWTGGSAAKPGKPKGKKKLSSVRQKFDHRFQPQNPLSGAQQFVAKDPQDDDDLKLCSHTMMLPTRGQLEGRMIVTAYEHGLDNVTEEAVSAVVYAVENHLKDILSSVVSRRKAYRLRDGHFKYAFGSNVTPQPYLKNSVVAYNSLIESPPALSAPFAGQNPASHPPPDDAEQQAALLLACSGDTLPASLPPVNMYDLFEALQVHREVIPTHTVYALNIERIIMKLWHPNHEELQQDKVHRQRLAAKEGLLFC; from the exons ATACTGGGCTAACTTAAAGTTGTGGTTCAAGCAGAAGATCAGCAAAGAAGAGTTTGACCTTGAAGCTCATAGACTTCTCACACAGGATAATG TCCACTCTCACAACGATTTCCTCCTGGCTATTCTCACGCGCTGTCAGATTTTGGTGTCTACACCAG AGGGTGCTGGATCTTTACCCTGGACAGGGGGTTCTGCAGCCAAACCTGGAAaaccaaagggaaagaaaaagcttTCTTCTGTTCGTCAGAAATTTGAT CATAGATTCCAGCCTCAGAATCCCCTCTCAGGAGCCCAGCAGTTTGTGGCAAAGGATCCCCAGGATGATGATGACTTGAAACTTTGTTCCCACACAATGATGCTTCCTACTCGGGGTCAGCTTGAAGGGAGGATGATAGTGACTGCTTACGAACACGGGCTGGACAACGTCACTGAAGAAGCTGTCTCAGCTGTGGTCTACGCGGTGGAG AATCACCTTAAAGATATACTGTCATCAGTTGTGTCAAGAAGGAAAGCTTACCGGTTACGTGATGGTCATTTTAAATATGCCTTTGGTAGCAATGTGACCCCACAGCCATACCTGAAGAATAGTGTAGTAGCTTACAACAGCTTAATAGAAAG CCCTCCAGCCCTCTCTGCTCCTTTTGCTGGTCAGAACCCAGCGTCCCACCCGCCCCCTGACGATGCTGAGCAGCAGGCTGCACTCCTGCTGGCGTGCTCGGGGGACACACTGCCCGCGTCTCTGCCTCCAGTGAACATGTACGACCTTTTTGAAGCTTTGCAG GTACACAGGGAAGTCATTCCTACCCATACCGTATATGCTCTCAACATTGAAAGGATCATTATGAAACTCTGGCATCCAAATCATGAAGAGCTGCAGCAAGACAAAGTCCATCGCCAGCGCTTGGCAGCCAAGGAGGGGCTTTTATTCTGCTGA
- the POGK gene encoding pogo transposable element with KRAB domain isoform X2, with amino-acid sequence MASTACPLNLTLKEEEEEEEIQSRELEDGPTDMQKVRICSEGGWVPALFDEVAIYFSDEEWEVLTEQQKALYREVMRMNYETVLSLEFPFPKPDMITRLEREEESQNSDEWQLQGGTFAGYKSQHATSYAEKEESDMKPPDWAGPMNVASQFPQAQHLDGFGLRLPRDITELPEWGEGYPFYMAMGFPGYDLSADDLAGKFQFSRGMRRSYDAGFKLMVVEYAESTNNCQAAKQFGVLEKNVRDWRKVKPQLQNAHAMRRAFRGPKNGRFALVDQRVAEYVRYMQAKGDPITREAMQLKALEIAQEMNIPEKGFKASLGWCRRMMRRYDLSLRHKVPVPQQLPEDLTEKLVTYQRSVLALRRAHDYQVAQMGNADETPICLEVPSRVTVDNQGEKPVLVKTPGREKLKITAMLGVLADGRKLPPYIILRGTYIPPGKFPSGMEIRCHRYGWMTEDLMQDWLEVVWRRRTGAVPKQRGLLILNGFRGHATDSVKSSMESMNTDMVIIPGGLTSQLQVLDVVVYKPLNDSVRAQYSNWLLAGNLALSPTGNAKKPPLGLFLEWVMVAWNNISSESIVQGFKKCHISSNLEDEDDVLWEIESELPGGGEPPKECDTESLTESH; translated from the exons ATGGCATCCACAGCCTGCCCTCTGAATTTGACcctgaaagaagaggaagaagaagaagagattcAGAGCCGGGAACTGGAGGATGGCCCCACAGATATGCAAAAAGTCCGAATCTGCTCAGAGGGTGGATGG GTGCCAGCCCTATTTGATGAGGTGGCCATATATTTTTCCGATGAGGAGTGGGAAGTTTTGACGGAGCAACAAAAGGCTCTCTACCGGGAGGTCATGAGGATGAATTATGAAACTGTCCTGTCTCTGG AATTCCCATTCCCTAAGCCTGACATGATCACTCGGTTGGAAAGGGAGGAGGAGTCTCAGAATTCTGACGAATGGCAGCTCCAAGGAGGAACCTTTGCAG GTTATAAATCTCAACATGCAACCTCGTATGCAG AAAAGGAAGAATCCGACATGAAGCCCCCAGATTGGGCAGGCCCGATGAACGTAGCCTCGCAGTTTCCCCAGGCTCAGCACCTGGATGGCTTTGGCCTCCGTCTGCCTCGGGACATCACAGAGCTGCCCGAGTGGGGCGAGGGGTACCCCTTCTACAtggccatgggcttccctgggtatGACCTCTCGGCGGACGACCTGGCCGGGAAGTTTCAGTTCAGCCGGGGCATGCGCCGCAGTTACGACGCAGGGTTCAAGTTAATGGTGGTGGAGTACGCCGAGAGCACCAACAACTGCCAGGCGGCCAAACAGTTTGGAGTGCTGGAGAAAAACGTCCGCGATTGGCGCAAAGTGAAGCCGCAGCTGCAGAACGCCCACGCCATGCGGCGTGCCTTCCGCGGCCCCAAGAACGGGCGCTTCGCCCTTGTGGACCAGCGCGTGGCCGAATACGTGCGATACATGCAGGCCAAAGGGGACCCCATCACCAGGGAGGCCATGCAGCTGAAAGCTCTGGAGATCGCCCAGGAGATGAACATTCCAGAGAAAGGGTTCAAGGCTAGCTTGGGTTGGTGTCGAAGAATGATGCGGAGGTATGACTTGTCACTGCGACATAAGGTGCCTGTGCCCCAGCAGCTGCCCGAAGACCTGACGGAGAAGCTTGTAACCTACCAGCGGAGCGTCCTGGCTCTGCGCAGGGCACACGActaccaggtggctcagatgggaaacgCAGACGAGACGCCAATTTGCTTAGAGGTGCCCTCGAGGGTGACTGTGGACAACCAGGGGGAAAAGCCTGTCTTAGTCAAGACGCCAGGGAGGGAGAAACTGAAAATCACAGCCATGCTTGGTGTCTTGGCTGATGGGAGGAAGTTACCTCCATATATCATTCTGAGGGGCACGTACATCCCCCCTGGGAAGTTCCCGAGTGGCATGGAAATCCGCTGCCACCGGTATGGATGGATGACGGAGGATCTGATGCAGGACTGGCTAGAGGTGGTGTGGAGGCGGAGGACGGGCGCGGTGCCCAAGCAGCGAGGGCTGCTGATCCTGAACGGCTTCCGGGGCCACGCCACCGACTCAGTGAAGAGCTCCATGGAGAGCATGAACACCGACATGGTCATCATCCCGGGGGGGTTGACCTCACAGCTGCAGGTGTTAGATGTGGTGGTTTACAAACCGCTGAATGACAGTGTCCGGGCCCAGTATTCCAACTGGCTCCTGGCGGGGAACCTGGCGCTGAGCCCCACCGGGAACGCCAAGAAGCCGCCTCTGGGCCTTTTTCTGGAGTGGGTCATGGTGGCCTGGAATAACATCTCGAGCGAGTCCATCGTCCAAGGGTTCAAGAAGTGCCACATCTCCAGCAACCTGGAGGATGAGGATGACGTGCTGTGGGAAATCGAGAGCGAGCTGCCAGGCGGAGGGGAACCGCCCAAGGAGTGTGACACTGAGAGCCTGACGGAGAGCCACTGA